A DNA window from Camelina sativa cultivar DH55 chromosome 13, Cs, whole genome shotgun sequence contains the following coding sequences:
- the LOC104735968 gene encoding uncharacterized protein LOC104735968, producing the protein MALTWGSGLRISVLLILIAAIVLACYFLPVEKLLKDFLLWVEQDLGPWGPFVLAVAYIPLTVLAVPASVLTIGGGYLFGLPIGFVADSVGATLGSGAAFLLGRTIGKPFVVAKLKDYPQFQSVALAIQKSGFKICLLLRLAPLLPFSMLNYLLSVTPIRLGPYLLSSWLGMMPITLALVYVGTTLKDLSDVTHKWREFSLSRWAILISSLVISVILMVCVTKVAKYALRKALAEHGGDMNGAVAASPELAVTDDAPTDLNEPLLIKIDAQQPQEQETTIVLK; encoded by the exons ATGGCGTTAACGTGGGGATCTGGTCTTCGGATTTCGGTTCTCCTTATCCTTATAGCTGCAATTGTCTTAGCTTGCTATTTTCTCCCCGTTGAGAAG CTTTTGAAGGATTTTTTGTTATGGGTTGAACAAGATCTAGGGCCTTGGGGACCTTTTGTCCT AGCTGTTGCATACATTCCTCTAACAGTTTTGGCTGTTCCTGCCTCGGTTCTCACG ATCGGTGGTGGCTACCTTTTTGGGCTGCCAATTGGTTTTGTGGCAGATTCAGTCGGTGCTACACTTGGCTCAGGAGCAGCATTTCTTCTAGGCCGTACA ATTGGAAAACCTTTTGTAGTTGCAAAATTGAAGGATTATCCTCAGTTTCAATCAGTGGCGCTCGCGATTCAGAAATCTGGTTTCAAG ATATGCTTGCTGCTCCGGCTTGCTCCGCTTCTCCCCTTCAGCATGTTGAACTACCTCTTATCTGTAACTCCAATTCGGCTAGGTCCATACTTGCTTTCTTCTTGGTTAGGGATGATG CCAATAACGCTTGCCCTAGTGTATGTTGGAACAACTCTAAAAGACCTTTCTGATGTGACTCACAAGTGGAGGGAGTTCTCGCTAAGTCGCTGG GCGATCTTGATTTCAAGCCTTGTAATATCCG TGATATTAATGGTCTGTGTTACAAAAGTGGCTAAGTACGCTTTAAGAAAAGCTTTAGCAGAGCACGGAGGAGACATGAACGGAGCGGTTGCAGCCTCACCGGAGCTGGCCGTTACTGACGATGCTCCTACGGATCTAAACGAGCCTCTCTTAATAAAGATAGATGCTCAACAACCTCAGGAACAAGAGACAACCATAGTCCTTAAATAA